The Bradyrhizobium sp. LLZ17 genomic sequence CGCATCCATCACGATCCTGGTGTTGCGCGGATCGAGCGAGGCGATCGGCTCGTCGGCGAGGATGATGTCGGGTTGCTGGACCAGTGCGCGGGCGATCGCCACGCGCTGCTGCTGGCCGCCGGAGAGCTGATCGGCCCGCTGGGCGGCGAGCGCGGCGATGTCGAACTGTTCGAGCGCCGACATCGCCAGCGCCTTGTCCTGCTCGGGCCAGACCTGCGAAAACGAGCGCCAGGCGGGCATCGTGGCAAGACGTCCCATCAGGACATTCGTCAGCACGTCGAGCCGCCCGACCAGATTGAATTGCTGGAAGATCATGGCCGAGCGCGCCCGCCACTGCCGCAGCTCCTTGCCGCGCAACGCGGTGACGTCGATGCCGTCGAACAGGATGCGGCCCTGCGAGGGCGTTGCCAAGCGGTTGATGGTTCGCAGCAGCGTCGACTTGCCTGCGCCGGAGCGCCCGATCACACCGACGAAGCCGCCGGGGGAGACTTGAAACGAGGCGTCGTCCACCGCGGCTTTTGCGCCGAAGCGGCACGTCAGACCTTCCACCACCAGCATGCAGGGCTCCAGAGTATGCTGGGACCCACGGCTAACGCCGACGGTTAACAATTGTGTGACACGCGCCTTGCGGTGCGGCAATCCTTCACACCTCATCCACTGTCATCGTGTCGTCATGACATTGTCATGAGGCCGATCGAAGACGAACGCCCGCCCTCGAACGTTCGGATGCAACATGGTCGCCAAGGCGCTTTCGCTCGACCCCACTATCGACCCTTCCGCGAAGCTGCATGAGACCAGGCTCGGCGCCTATACCGAGGTCGGCGCCCGCACGATCCTGCATGAGGTCGCGATGGACGATTACTCCTACGTCGTGAACGACGCGCAGATCACCTACACCACGATCGGGAAATTCTGCTCGATCGCGGCGATGACGCGCATCAATCCCGGCAATCATCCGATGCACCGTGCGACCCAGGCCCACTTCACCTATCGCTCCAGCGCCTACTTCGAAGGCGAGAGCGACGACACCGAATTTTTCGATTGGCGGCGCCAGCATCACGTCCATATCGGCCACGATGTTTGGATCGGACACGGCGCGATCGTGCTGCCCGGTCGCAATATCGGCACCGGCGCGGTGATCGCGGCCGGCGCCATCGTCACCAAGGACGTGCCGGCCTACACCATCGTCGCCGGCAATCCGGCGCGGATCGTCCGCCGCCGCTTTTCGGAAGACGTCGCCGGACGGCTCGCGAAACTCGCCTGGTGGGATTGGGATCACGACAAATTGCGTGAAGCACTCCCGGATTTCCGCAAGCTCGGGATTGAAGATTTTCTCGCGGCATATGAAGCACGGGGGAGCTCTCCCGCAAGCCAACGAAGCGCGGTCGCGTGACAGACATTTTCCTTGAAGGCGGCCGGGTCCTGATCGGCACTGCGGCGGCGTCGCGCCAGGCTGTCGTTGCGGCCTAAATTGGCTATGCTCAGGCAATGACTGCTTTCCCCCGCTACGCGATTTATTTCGCCGCCGACGCCGGCAGTGCCCTCTCCCGCTTCGGTGCTGAGTTGCTCGGCTATGATGGCCACACCGGCAATGAGTTGCCCTTCCCCGACGAGGCGCTGCGCACGGCGCCGGATTGGCGCGACATCACCGCCGATCCCCGCAAATACGGCTTTCACGCCACACTGAAGGCGCCGATGGCACTTGCGCCCGACCGCACCGAGGCCGAGCTGATGGCCGCCTGCGCATCGTTCGCGGGCAAAACACGGCCGATCCCGCTGATCAGGCCGTCCGTCGATGCCATCAGCGGCTTCATCGCCGTCGTTCCGGCGGAGCCGGTCAGCGAGCTCCAGCAGCTCGCCGCCGATTGCGTCCGCGATTTTGATGAATTTCGCGCCGCGCTCAGCGCCGAAGATCGTGTCCGCCGAAAGCCGGAGAAACTCAGCGAACGCCAGCGCGACTATCTCGATCGCTGGGGCTACCCGTACGTGATGGAAGAATTCCGCTTCCATATGACGCTGACCGGACGGCTGGACGCGGAGCGGCGGGGACAGATCCTCGAGATGCTGCGCCGGCGGTTTGCGGAGCTGAAGCTCGATACGCTGGCGATCGATCGGATCGCACTGTTCAGGCAGGACGATGCCAAAGCAAGATTCGGCATCATCGGCGAATGGAAGCTGGTGAGTTAACCGGGCTCTCGCGTCACTCTCGTCATTGCGAGCGAAGCGAAGCAAGCCAGAAATGTATCCGCGGACACCGTCTGGATTGCTTCGTCGCGAGGGCTCCTCGCAATGACGGCGGTGAGCCCTACTTCCCCCACCGCAACGCCAGGGCGTCACGCTCCTTCGCCAATTCCAGCAATCCCGCCCGCGTGGCCGGATGCAGCGGCTGCAGCGGATGGCGCACCGTGTCCGATTTGATCACGCCGCCGGCCTGCATCATCGCCTTGCAGGCGATCAGGCCGCATTGGCGGTTCTCGTAATTGATCAGCGGCAGCCAGCGCTCATAGGCAGCTTTCGCCTGCTCGCGGTTGCCGGCGAAATAAGGATCGAGGATCTGGCGGATGCCGTCGGGATAGCCGCCGCCGGTCATCGCGCCGGTGGCGCCGGCATCGAGATCGGCGAGCAGCGTGATCGCCTCCTCACCGTCCCATGGGCCTTCGATGGCGCTGCCGCCCGCCTCGATCAGGCTCCGCAGCTTTGCGGCCGCGCCGGGCACCTCAATTTTGAAATAGCGGATGTTAGAGAAGTCGCGCGACAGCCGCGCCAGCAGCTCGACGGACAGCGGCGTGCCGGCCACCGGCGCATCCTGGATCATGATCGGGATGTTGATCGCGCCCGAGAGCACCTTGAAGAATTCGACGATGCCCTTCTCGGGCACCCGGAAGGTCGCGCCGTGATAGGGCGGCATTACCATCACCATGGCGGCGCCGGCGGCTTCAGCCTGCTGGCTGCGCGCCGCGCACACGGCCGAGCTGAAATGGGTGGTGGTGACGATCACGGGCACGCGGCCCGCGACATGTTCCAGCACCGCATGCATCACGGTCTCGCGCTCGGCATCGGTCAGCACGAACTGCTCGGAGAAATTGGCGAGGATGCAGAGCCCGTTCGAGCCGGCATCGATCATGAAATCGATGCAGCGGCGCTGCCCGTCGAGGTCGAGCTCGCCGCGCTCGTCGAAGATGGTGGGAGCCACCGGGAACACGCCGCGATAGGGGCGTTGGGCGTTATTGTGGGGCGTCACCGGCATCGAACTCTCCATCCCTGCTGTTCTCGTCTGTCTGTCGCCGCGCTCTCGCGGCGCCACAGATGTACTCGGCGCGCGGACCGGCGGCAATGCCGATCCGCGTGCCTTTGGAACAGGAAATGTCGAGACTAGGCGGTCTTCACCGCACCCAAAAAGCCCTCGACCGCGACGCGGAGGCGGTCGGCATCGGCTGACATCTTCTTTACGGACTGGAACAGCACCGTACCGGCGTTGCCGGTCTCCTGGTTGAGCTGGGCGACGCTGCCAATGGTGTCGGTGACCTCGCGGGTGCCTTGCGCGGCCTGCTGGAAGTTGCGCGAAATCTCTGTGGTGGCCGCGCGCTGCTGCTCGACGGCCGCTGCAATCGCCGTCATCTTCTCGTCGATGCCGTTGATCGAACGGCCAATGGAGCGGATGGCGCCGACCGCCTGGCCCGTCGCGCCCTGGATCTCCGCGACCTGACGCGAGATCTCTTCGGTGGCGGTCGCGGTCTGCGCAGCGAGGCTCTTGACCTCGCCGGCGACGACCGCAAAGCCGCGGCCCGCTTCGCCGGCGCGGGCGGCCTCGATGGTTGCGTTCAGCGCCAGCAAATTGGTCTGGCCGGCGATCGCGTTGATCATCTTCACGACCTCGCCGATGCGGCTCGCCGTCTGGTCGAGGATTTCGACGGTGGCGTTGGTCTGCTCGGCCTGGGAAACCGCTTCGCGGGCCTCGCGCGCGCTGGACTGCACCTGCGCGGAGATTTCGCCGACGGAGGCGGAGAGTTCCTCGGTCGCCGCCGCAATCGTCTCCAGATTGTTGGTGGCCTGCTCGGCCGCGGAGGAGACCGCGGCGGTCTGGCTGCTCGATTCCGAGGCCAGCTGGCGGACGTCACTCGCGGTCGCATCGAGCTCCTTGGCCGACGCGGCAACGCTGTGGATCACCGCCTGCACGGTGTCGTCAAAACTGCGGCAGGCCTCATCGACGGTGCCGGAGCGCGCAATCTGGAGCGCCTGCTGGGATCTCGCGTTCCTGGCCCAGACGTTCCGCCGTCGCCGCGCTCTCGCGCAGGCTTTCGAGCGCGGCGGCCATGGTGCCGAACTCGTCGGGATATCGCGATTGCGGAACGTGCGTCGCATAGTCGCGAGCGCTGATCCGCGCGATGGCGCCGAGAATGGCACGAACCGGCCGCATGAGGCGATTGCGCACCACAAAGACGCCGGCCAGGGTCACGGCAAGCGCCAGTACGAAGGCGAGCGACTGCACCACAAGGTTGGTGAGTGCCTTCGCCTGGACGGTCTCCGCACGCGCGATCGACTGGTCCAACGCCTGGTTCGCGACCGCAACGATCAACGCAAAGGGCGACTGGCAAAGCGCGTTCCACTCCGACGCAGCCATTGCCGGCTTGCCGCTGCCGTCGAAATTCCTGGTGATGTCGCCGATCTGCTTGAGCACCCCCTCGGTCTTGGCCTGCGCCTCCTTCGCTGCGGCAACCAATTCGGCCGTCGCGTCGGGCGCCGCCAGCAATTCGGTCATGCCGGACCAGCCGGACGCAATCGTGCCATCCCATTGCGCCAGCGATCGCTTTTGGTTGTCGTCGAGCGGCTTGCTGCTGTTGACGTTCGAGCGCAGCGCCGAGCAGTGGATTCCGTAGCGGTCGCGCACCTGCCAGGCGAGCCGGCGGACCTGGATCATGCGGGCGATGAACGGATCATCCATCCAGGCGCGGTTGGACACGGCGGTAGAGGCGAGGTTTGCTGTGTCGATTACCTTGGTGACGGCATCGTACCAGGAGTTGGTCCGCTCGATCTTGCGTTCGGCGCGCGGACGCTTGGCCTCGTCGTAGAATAGCTGGAATTGCGGTGCGGCTTCGTTCCAGCGCTGTTTCAGCGTGCTCGCCAGTTCGACGCGGCGGCCGAAATCGACAGTCGCGAGCGCGGCCGTGATGGCGTCATGGCCAGCCTGCTCGGCCTTCTCCGCCTCGCCGAGTTTTGTCCGGGGGTCGTCCTCGCCGAGCAGAGCGCTCTGGGCGTCGCCCCGATTGCTGCGCAGGGCCACCACGCCCTGGAAGATCGCCTTGTCGGCGGTCGCAAGCCGCGCAGTCTCAAGGCTATCGCTATAGCGGCCAAAGGCCCCGAGCATCTGGTTCGCCGTACTGGCCAGCGCACCGGCAGCCAGCAGCGCCATCAGGGTCAAGAGAAGCGAGCTTACCGATTTCTTAAACATTGCCATGGGCCGGGGACCTACTCTTCACGAGCGGCACCCTGCATCGCCACCTGCCAATGTTTCGTTAAGCTTGTGGTAAAATGCCTTTCTTTCCGGCCTGGTCCCCCTCCCGGCGGTCCGTCAGGCGACTTTGGTGAAATCTGGCGGACGACGCTCGGCGAACGCGGTGAACGCTTCGCGCGCCTCCGCGGTGCGCAGGCGCTGCGCGAACTGCTCGCCTTCGGCCTGCATCTGCGCGACCAATGCCTCGCCGTTGCGCATCAGCCGCTTGGTCGCGGTGAGCGCGCCGGCCGGCTGGCGGGCGAGACGCTGCGCAAGCGCCAATGCCTCGGCGTCGAGCTGGTCGAGCGGCACGACCCTGTTGACCAGGCCCCAGTCCAGGGCGGCCTTCGCCGGCACCGTCTCGCCGAGCGCGAACATCTCATAAGCGCGGGCATAGCCGATGCGCGCCGGCATCAGCAGGCTGGAGGCAGCTTCCGGCACCAGCGCAAGGCTGACAAAGGGCGTCGACAATTGCGCATTGTCGGCGAGCACGACGAGGTCGCAATGCAGCAGCATCGTGGTACCGACCCCGACGGCGCGGCCCTGGACGGCTGCGACTAGCGGTCGGGTGCAGCGCGCCAGCGATTGGATGAAGCGGACGACGTTGCGGCTTCCGTCCGACTTGCCCGACGCAACAGCCGCGAACTCGCCAACGTCGTTGCCGGCCGTGAACATGTCCCCCTCGCCGCGGATCAGGACGACACGGACGGACGCGTCGCGTTCGGCCGATTCGATGGTGTCGGCGAGCTTGCCGTACATCGCATCGGTCAGCGCGTTCTTCTTGTCGGGGCGCGCCAGCGCGAGGGTGAGAATTCCGCCGTTGTTCTCGATCCGGACATGCTCGGTCATCGCTCTCTCCTGTTATTGCTCTGCATCTGTGGTCGGGTCTCTTGTCGGGTCTCTTGGAAACTTGTCCTGAATGCTGCTCAGCCAGCGCGCGACGATATCGATCTCGGCACCGGTAAATCCGTCGGTCAGAGCTGCATTGATCTCGGCTGCCGAAGCCTTTGCTTGCGCCAGCGCGGTCCGGCCCGTCGGCGTCAGCCAGACCCGGCAGGCTCGCCCGTCCTCGCGATCGGCGCGCCGCTCGACCAGCCCAGCCGCCGCCGTGCGATCGACAAGCCCTGAGATGCCGGCAGGACCGAGATCAAGCGCCGTGCCCGCCTCGCCCATCAGACTGCCGTCCTGCTTGCCGAGGATGAACAGGAGTCCGGCCTGCGCAGGCGTCACCTCGCTCGAGGGCTGGGCCGCCATCCAACGCTGCAACCGCCTTTGCGCGACGCTGAGCAGGTAGATCAGCCGATGGTGCTTCGCCGCCGCTGCATTACTTCGCATGCGAAATAAATAGCCGGCGGCGACAACTTTGTCAAAGGAGCTCTAGTTCGACACGCGGCGGCAGCCGTCGAGGAAGAAGGCGACGCAGCTTCGCACCCGCCGCTCGATATCCTGACGCGAAGGCAGCGGCATGCCGCCGTAGATCGCCGCGCGCTGCGGTGCGGAAGCGACCATGCCGATCAGCATACCCGCAGCCTCCTCGACATCGTCGATCGCGATCAGCTTCTTCTTCACCTGCGCGCGCAGCCATCCGGCGAGCGTAGAGGCGGTGCGGGAAATTCCGTTCTTGTAGAAATTCGCGGCGAGTTCGGGAAACGCAACCGATTCCTGGAGCACCATGCGCTGCAACGCCACGACTTCCGGATCGAGCGCGAGATCGGCGCAGGCAAGCAGCGCGGCGCGCAAGCCCGCGTCGATATCGACCGCGTCGTGTGCCCGGAGATTGACATCGGAGAGCAGCCGCTCGAGCCGGTCCGCGCACATCGCCTCGAACAGCACCGCCTTGCCGGGAAACAGACGATAGAGCGTCTTGGTCGAGATGCCGGCGCTGCGCGCCAGCTCTTCGGTGCTGGTCGCCGCATAGCCGTGCGCGGCAAAGGCGTGCCGCGCGACCTCCAGGACGATCTGTTTCGTCTCCTCGTCGCTGCGCAGCGGTGGCCGGCCGCGCGGACGGCAATCTTCAGAAGATTTTGCCTCTGAAGACTTTGCCTCCGGAGATTTCGCTCCTGACGATTTTGCCTGAGCCATGTATTTAAATGATGCCTGTCATTCCATTGACAGTCTCAAAGCTAGTCCTATTTTGGAAATCGTCAAGTTTCCTAAATCAGGAGCCGGTCATGACCGTGCACACCGCCCCAACCGCCACAGCCCAGACCGCCGTTCCCGCAAGCGTCCCGGCGGGCGTGCTGCCCGCGGCGACGTCCCCCGGCCGTCGGGAAAAGCTCAATTTTCGCAAGTTGTTGCTGGCGGGGGCGGCGATCGTCGTGCTGGCCGGCGCCAGCTGGTACGGCTACGACTACTGGACCGTCGGGCAGTACCTCGTATCTACCGACGACGCCTATGTGAAGGCCGACAACACTACGATCGCGCCAAAGGTCAGCGGCTATCTCAATCAGGTCCTCGTGGCCGATAACGAGCATGTGAAGGCCGGCCAGGTGCTGGCACGGATCGACGACCGCGACTTCAGGGTCGCACTCGACCAGGCCCGCGCCGATGTTCAGGCCTCGAACGCGACCATCTCCAGCAAGGAAGCGCAGCTCGACGTGCAGCAGGCGGTGATCAAGGCGGCGCGCGCAACGCTCGATGTCGATCAGGCCAATCTCACCTTCGCTGCGCAAGACAACAAGCGCTACACCGATCTTGCCGCGACGGGCTCCGGCAGCGTGCAGAACGCGCAGCAGGCGCAGTCACGCATCGCCTCGGCACAGGCGACGCTCGAGCGTGATACCGCCAATCTCGCCTCGGCCCTCAAGCAGATCGATCTGCTCAAGGCCGAGATCGTGCAGGCCAGGGCGGCGGCCGCGCGCGCGGAGGCCGTGCAGCATCAGGTCGAACTGAACCTCGGCTACACCAATGTCGTCTCGCCGATCGACGGTGTGGTCGGGAATCGCTCCTTGCGCGTCGGCCAGTTCGTGCAGGC encodes the following:
- the phnC gene encoding phosphonate ABC transporter ATP-binding protein, with translation MLVVEGLTCRFGAKAAVDDASFQVSPGGFVGVIGRSGAGKSTLLRTINRLATPSQGRILFDGIDVTALRGKELRQWRARSAMIFQQFNLVGRLDVLTNVLMGRLATMPAWRSFSQVWPEQDKALAMSALEQFDIAALAAQRADQLSGGQQQRVAIARALVQQPDIILADEPIASLDPRNTRIVMDALLRINKHFGITVLCNLHSLDLARSYCDRLIGMAAGRVVFDGAPSALTEHVARELYDLEANDVMGGMPVPAPESIPALGTAAAA
- a CDS encoding chloramphenicol acetyltransferase, producing the protein MVAKALSLDPTIDPSAKLHETRLGAYTEVGARTILHEVAMDDYSYVVNDAQITYTTIGKFCSIAAMTRINPGNHPMHRATQAHFTYRSSAYFEGESDDTEFFDWRRQHHVHIGHDVWIGHGAIVLPGRNIGTGAVIAAGAIVTKDVPAYTIVAGNPARIVRRRFSEDVAGRLAKLAWWDWDHDKLREALPDFRKLGIEDFLAAYEARGSSPASQRSAVA
- a CDS encoding DUF1045 domain-containing protein; its protein translation is MTAFPRYAIYFAADAGSALSRFGAELLGYDGHTGNELPFPDEALRTAPDWRDITADPRKYGFHATLKAPMALAPDRTEAELMAACASFAGKTRPIPLIRPSVDAISGFIAVVPAEPVSELQQLAADCVRDFDEFRAALSAEDRVRRKPEKLSERQRDYLDRWGYPYVMEEFRFHMTLTGRLDAERRGQILEMLRRRFAELKLDTLAIDRIALFRQDDAKARFGIIGEWKLVS
- a CDS encoding dihydrodipicolinate synthase family protein, with amino-acid sequence MPVTPHNNAQRPYRGVFPVAPTIFDERGELDLDGQRRCIDFMIDAGSNGLCILANFSEQFVLTDAERETVMHAVLEHVAGRVPVIVTTTHFSSAVCAARSQQAEAAGAAMVMVMPPYHGATFRVPEKGIVEFFKVLSGAINIPIMIQDAPVAGTPLSVELLARLSRDFSNIRYFKIEVPGAAAKLRSLIEAGGSAIEGPWDGEEAITLLADLDAGATGAMTGGGYPDGIRQILDPYFAGNREQAKAAYERWLPLINYENRQCGLIACKAMMQAGGVIKSDTVRHPLQPLHPATRAGLLELAKERDALALRWGK
- a CDS encoding enoyl-CoA hydratase, whose protein sequence is MTEHVRIENNGGILTLALARPDKKNALTDAMYGKLADTIESAERDASVRVVLIRGEGDMFTAGNDVGEFAAVASGKSDGSRNVVRFIQSLARCTRPLVAAVQGRAVGVGTTMLLHCDLVVLADNAQLSTPFVSLALVPEAASSLLMPARIGYARAYEMFALGETVPAKAALDWGLVNRVVPLDQLDAEALALAQRLARQPAGALTATKRLMRNGEALVAQMQAEGEQFAQRLRTAEAREAFTAFAERRPPDFTKVA
- a CDS encoding MarR family winged helix-turn-helix transcriptional regulator gives rise to the protein MRSNAAAAKHHRLIYLLSVAQRRLQRWMAAQPSSEVTPAQAGLLFILGKQDGSLMGEAGTALDLGPAGISGLVDRTAAAGLVERRADREDGRACRVWLTPTGRTALAQAKASAAEINAALTDGFTGAEIDIVARWLSSIQDKFPRDPTRDPTTDAEQ
- a CDS encoding TetR/AcrR family transcriptional regulator; its protein translation is MAQAKSSGAKSPEAKSSEAKSSEDCRPRGRPPLRSDEETKQIVLEVARHAFAAHGYAATSTEELARSAGISTKTLYRLFPGKAVLFEAMCADRLERLLSDVNLRAHDAVDIDAGLRAALLACADLALDPEVVALQRMVLQESVAFPELAANFYKNGISRTASTLAGWLRAQVKKKLIAIDDVEEAAGMLIGMVASAPQRAAIYGGMPLPSRQDIERRVRSCVAFFLDGCRRVSN
- a CDS encoding HlyD family secretion protein, with translation MTVHTAPTATAQTAVPASVPAGVLPAATSPGRREKLNFRKLLLAGAAIVVLAGASWYGYDYWTVGQYLVSTDDAYVKADNTTIAPKVSGYLNQVLVADNEHVKAGQVLARIDDRDFRVALDQARADVQASNATISSKEAQLDVQQAVIKAARATLDVDQANLTFAAQDNKRYTDLAATGSGSVQNAQQAQSRIASAQATLERDTANLASALKQIDLLKAEIVQARAAAARAEAVQHQVELNLGYTNVVSPIDGVVGNRSLRVGQFVQAGTQLMAIVPTDGAYVVANFKETQLTNVRSGQAVDIEVDMFPGQLVHGHVDSIAPASGQEFALLPPDNATGNFTKVVQRIPVKIALDAGRGGAIALRPGMSVIPTIATRSTAPTAKAAAAPKAKLVSGGSCHVRQPLNFDARTTGRDV